A region from the Pectinophora gossypiella chromosome 29, ilPecGoss1.1, whole genome shotgun sequence genome encodes:
- the LOC126379343 gene encoding putative uncharacterized protein DDB_G0282133 isoform X25: MKNIVGLLVLLAFVAVQGLPNPGRRYDDSDYSVYSEQELSHEENSEQSQEESSDEYESVQSYGGRTRSVKESNTSSKHSESESSNTSQSNKLIISKGDGNVQTTTSSSKSSKTSSSKSEKHSSSRRVIESGYSDDDDYYTKSGRWGSTDDSYYQSDSDERSTIDESEERYRSDKIRQDNDSEQNADGDNNSDIDQDNRNNQNAVAGKGSTITQNNINNQNAVAGKGSTITQNNKNNQNAKAETGSTIIQNHVNNQNARAEEGSTITQNNINDQNAKAGKGSTIYQTYENNQNAKADKGSTITQNSENNQNAKAEKGSSINQSNENNQNARGEKGSTIKQDNESNQNAKGEKGSSIKQTNKNNQNAKAGKGATIRQDNESNQNAKAEKGATIRQDNESNQNAKAERGANIRQDNESNQNAKAEKGATIRQDNESNQNAKAEKGATIRQDNESNQNARGEKGSTIKQTNENNQNAKADRGSTIRQDNESNQNAKAGKGATIRQDNESNQNAHGGKGSTIKQTNENNQNAKADRGSTIRQDNESNQNAKAGKGANIRQDNESNQNARGERGSTIKQTNENNQNAKADSGSTIRQDNESNQNAKAGKGATIRQDNESNQNAHGGKGSTIKQTNENNQNAKADSGSTIRQDNESNQNAKAGKGATIRQDNESNQNAKAGKGATIKQDNESNQNARGERGSTIKQTNENNQNAKADSGSTIRQDNESNQNAKAGKGATIRQDNESNQNAHGGKGSTIKQDNKNNQNAKADRGSTIRQDNESNQNAKAGKGATIRQDNENNQNAHGGKGSIIKQTNENNQNAKADRGSTIRQDNESNQNAKAGKGATIRQDNESNQNAHGERGSTIKQTNENNQNAKADRGSTIRQDNESNQNAKAGKGATIKQDNESNQNARGERGSTIKQTNENNQNAKADKSSTIRQDNESNQNAKAGKGATVRQDNESNQNARGERGSTIKQTNENNQNAKADRGSTIRQDNESNQNAKAGKGATIRQDNESNQNAKAGKGATIKQDNESNQNARGERGSTIKQTNENNQNAKADRGSTIRQDNESNQNAKAGKKATVRQDNESNQNARGERGSTIKQTNENNQNAKADRGSTIRQDNESNQNAKAGKGATIRQDNESNQNAHGGKGSTIKQDNKNNQNAKADRGSTIRQDNENNQNAKADRGSTIRQDNESNQNAKAGKGATIKQDNESNQNARGERGSTIKQTNENNQNAKADSGSTIRQDNENNQNAKADRGSTIRQDNESNQNAKAGKGATIKQDNESNQNARGERGSTIKQTNENNQNAKADSGSTIRQDNESNQNAKAGKGATIRQDNESNQNAHGGKGSTIKQDNKNNQKAKADRGSTIRQDNENNQNAKADRGSTIRQDNESNQNAKAGKGATIRQDNESNQNAHGGKGSTIKQDNKNNQNAKADRGSTIRQDNESNQNAKAGKGATIRQDNENNQNAHGGMGSTIKQTNENNQNAKADRGSTIRQDNESNQNAKAGKGATIRQDNESNQNARGERGSTIKQTNENNQNAKADRGSTIRQDNESNQNAKAGKGATIRQDNESNQNARGEIGSTIKQANENNQNAKADRGSTIRQDNESNQNAKAGKGATIRQDNENNQNAHGGKGSTIKQTNENNQNAKADRGSTIRQDNESNQNAKAGKGATIRQDNENKQNAHGGKGSTIKQTNENNQNAKADRGSTIRQDNESNQNAKAGKGATIRQDNESNQNAKAGKGATIKQDNESNQNARGERGSTIKQTNENNQNAKADSGSTIRQDNESNQNAKAGKGATIKQDNESNQNARGERGSTIKQTNENNQNAKAGKGATIRQDNESNQNAHGGKGSTIKQDNKNNQNAKADRGSTIRQDNENNQNAKADRGSTIRQDNESNQNAKAGKGATIRQDNESNQNAHGGKGSTIKQDNKNNQNAKADRGSTIRQYNESNQNAKAGKGATIRQDNESNQNARGEIGSTIKQANENNQNAKADRGSTIRQDNESNQNAKAGKGATIRQDNENKQNAHGGKGSTIKQDNKNNQNAKADRGSTIRQDNESNQNAKAGKGATIRQDNENNQNAKADRGSTIRQDNESNQNAKAGKGATIRQDNENKQNAHGGKGSTIKQDNKNNQNAKADRGSTIRQDNESNQNAKAGKGATIKQDNESNQNARGERGSTIKQTNENNQNAKADSGSTIRQDNESNQNAKAGKGATIRQDNESNQNAHGGKGSTIQQDNKNNQNAKADRGSTIRQDNESNQNAKAGRGATIRQDNENNQNAHGGKGSTIKQDNKNNQNARGGDRSSISQDNENRQIAKAKVCSKVRHTNKNKQNAKGERGTNIGQNNDNNQNAHGGKGSHIKQTNENNQNAKGGKGSTIRQDNENNQNARGGKGSTIRQDNENNQNARGGKGSTIRQDNESNQHAHGGKGSTIRQDNENNQNAHGGKGSHIKQTNENNQNAKGGKGSTIRQDNENNQNARGGKGSTIRQDNESNQNARGGKGSTIRQDNENNQNAKGGKGSTIKQDNRNNQNAAGGNDSVIRQDNKNHQNAETGERSKIKHDKNDHVKDCSKEELNKRKNSTTVKKVTKEVVLKKDKRSEVNESESSKTKEKSKSKVKTVVKTKTVEKTKEQNSKGEKHHCGN; this comes from the exons ATGAAGAATATAGTCGGACTTCTGGTGTTATTG gCTTTTGTCGCTGTCCAGGGTTTACCTA atCCTGGCAGACGTTATGatgattcagattattcagTTTATTCCGAacaag AATTGTCACACGAAGAAAACAGTGAACAGTCTCAGGAGGAGTCTAGCGACGAATATGAATCTGTCCAATCATACGGCGGCAGAACGAGATCAGTTAAAGAAAGCAACACATCTTCAAAACACAGCGAATCCGAATCTAGCAACACCTCACAATCTAACAAACTGATAATATCCAAGGGTGACGGAAACGTACAGACGACAACATCGTCATCAAAATCATCTAAAACTTCTAGCAGCAAATCTGAAAAGCACTCCAGTTCCAGACGTGTAATTGAAAGTGGTTATTCTGATGATGACGATTATTACACGAAATCGGGACGATGGGGATCAACTGACGACTCATATTACCAATCTGACTCTGATGAAAGATCAACTATTGATGAAAGTGAAGAGAGATATCGAAGCGATAAAATACGACAAGACAACGATAGCGAGCAAAATGCTGACGGCGACAACAACTCAGACATAGATCAAGATAACAGGAATAATCAAAATGCTGTTGCTGGAAAAGGGTCGacaataacacaaaataacataaataatcaaAATGCTGTTGCTGGAAAAGGATCGACAATtacacaaaataacaaaaataaccaAAATGCTAAGGCTGAAACAGGATCAACAATAATACAAAACCACGTAAATAACCAGAACGCCAGAGCTGAAGAAGGTTCGACTATTACACAAAACAACATTAATGACCAAAATGCAAAAGCTGGAAAAGGCTCAACAATATACCAGACCTACGAAAATAACCAAAATGCAAAAGCTGATAAAGGATCCACAATAACACAAAATAGCGAAAATAATCAAAACGCGAAAGCAGAAAAAGGCTCTAGTATAAATCAATCTAATGAGAATAACCAGAACGCCAGAGGAGAAAAAGGTTCAACTATAAAACAGgacaacgaaagcaaccagaatgcaAAAGGTGAAAAAGGTTCTAGTATAAAACAGACCAATAAAAACAATCAGAACGCCAAAGCCGGCAAAGGTgcgactatcagacaagataacgaaagcaaccaaaATGCCAAGGCCGAAAAAGGAGCCACTAtaagacaagataacgaaagcaaccagaacgcCAAGGCCGAAAGAGGTGCCaatatcagacaagataacgaaagcaaccagaacgcCAAGGCCGAAAAAGGTGCGAcaatcagacaagataacgaaagcaaccagaacgcCAAGGCCGAAAAAGGTGccactatcagacaagataacgaaagcaaccagaacgcCAGAGGTGAAAAAGGTTCGACGATAAAACAGACAAACGAAAACAATCAGAACGCCAAGGCCGACAGAGGTTCGACTATCAGACAGgacaacgaaagcaaccagaacgcCAAGGCCGGAAAAGGGGccactatcagacaagataacgaaagcaaccaaaatgctcatggcggaaagggCTCGACTATCAAACAGacaaacgaaaacaaccagaacGCCAAGGCCGACAGAGGTTCAACTATCAGACAGgacaacgaaagcaaccagaacgcCAAGGCCGGAAAAGGAGCCAATATCAGACAAGATAatgaaagcaaccagaatgccagAGGTGAAAGAGGTTCGACGATAAAACAGacaaacgaaaacaaccagaatgccaaAGCTGACAGTGGTTCGACTATCAGACAGgacaacgaaagcaaccagaacgcCAAGGCCGGAAAAGGGGccactatcagacaagataacgaaagcaaccagaatgctcatggcggaaaggggtcgacgATAAAACAGacaaacgaaaacaaccagaatgccaaAGCCGACAGTGGTTCGACTATCAGACAGgacaacgaaagcaaccagaacgcCAAGGCCGGAAAAGGGGccactatcagacaagataacgaaagcaaccagaacgcCAAGGCTGGAAAAGGAGCGACTATCaaacaagataacgaaagcaaccagaatgcgAGAGGTGAAAGAGGTTCGACGATAAAACAGacaaacgaaaacaaccagaatgccaaAGCCGACAGTGGTTCGACTATCAGACAGGACAATGAAAGCAACCAGAACGCCAAGGCCGGAAAAGGGGccactatcagacaagataacgaaagcaaccagaatgctcatggcggaaaggggtcgactatcaaACAAGACAACaaaaacaaccagaatgccaaGGCCGACAGAGGTTCGACTATCAGACAGgacaacgaaagcaaccagaatgccaaGGCCGGTAAAGGAGccactatcagacaagataacgaaaacaaccagaatgctcatggcggaaaggggtcgatTATCAAACAGacaaacgaaaacaaccagaacGCCAAGGCCGACAGAGGTTCAACTATCAGACAGgacaacgaaagcaaccagaatgccaaGGCCGGTAAAGGAGccactatcagacaagataacgaaagcaaccagaatgctcatggcgAAAGGGGGTCGACTATCAAACAGacaaacgaaaacaaccagaacGCCAAGGCCGACAGAGGTTCAACTATCAGACAAgacaacgaaagcaaccagaatgccaaAGCCGGTAAAGGAGCCACTATCAAACAAGATAACGAAAGTAACCAAAATGCCAGAGGTGAAAGAGGTTCGACGATAAAACAGACgaacgaaaacaaccagaatgccaaGGCCGACAAAAGCTCAACTATCAGACAGgacaacgaaagcaaccagaacgcCAAGGCCGGAAAAGGAGCCACtgtcagacaagataacgaaagcaaccagaatgccagAGGTGAAAGAGGTTCGACGATAAAACAGACgaacgaaaacaaccagaatgccaaGGCCGACAGAGGCTCAACTATCAGACAGgacaacgaaagcaaccagaacgcCAAGGCTGGAAAAGGAGccactatcagacaagataacgaaagtaACCAGAACGCCAAAGCTGGAAAAGGGGCCACTATCAAACAAGATAACGAAAGTAACCAAAATGCCAGAGGTGAAAGAGGTTCGACGATAAAACAGACgaacgaaaacaaccagaatgctAAGGCCGACAGAGGCTCAACTATCAGACAGgacaacgaaagcaaccagaacgcCAAGGCCGGAAAAAAAGCCACtgtcagacaagataacgaaagcaaccagaatgccagAGGTGAAAGAGGTTCGACGATAAAACAGacaaacgaaaacaaccagaacGCCAAGGCCGACAGAGGTTCAACTATCAGACAGgacaacgaaagcaaccagaacgcCAAAGCCGGAAAAGGAGccactatcagacaagataacgaaagcaaccagaatgctcatggcggaaaggggtcgactatcaaACAAGACAACaaaaacaaccagaatgccaaGGCCGACAGAGGTTCGACTATCAGACAGgacaacgaaaacaaccagaatgccaaGGCCGACAGAGGTTCGACTATCAGACAGgacaacgaaagcaaccagaacgcCAAGGCCGGAAAAGGAGCGACTATAaaacaagataacgaaagcaaccagaatgcgAGAGGTGAAAGAG GTTCGACGATAAAACAGacaaacgaaaacaaccagaatgccaaAGCCGACAGTG GTTCGACTATCAGACAGgacaacgaaaacaaccagaatgccaaGGCCGACAGAGGTTCGACTATCAGACAGgacaacgaaagcaaccagaacgcCAAGGCCGGAAAAGGAGCGACTATCaaacaagataacgaaagcaaccagaatgcgAGAGGTGAAAGAGGTTCGACGATAAAACAGacaaacgaaaacaaccagaatgccaaAGCCGACAGTGGTTCGACTATCAGACAGgacaacgaaagcaaccagaacgcCAAAGCCGGAAAAGGAGccactatcagacaagataacgaaagcaaccagaatgctcatggcggaaaggggtcgactatcaaACAAGACAACAAAAACAACCAGAAAGCCAAGGCCGACAGAGGTTCGACTATCAGACAGgacaacgaaaacaaccagaatgccaaGGCCGACAGAGGTTCGACTATCAGACAGgacaacgaaagcaaccagaacgcCAAGGCCGGAAAAGGAGccactatcagacaagataacgaaagcaaccagaatgctcatggcggaaaggggtcgactatcaaACAAGACAACaaaaacaaccagaatgccaaGGCCGACAGAGGTTCGACTATCAGACAGgacaacgaaagcaaccagaatgccaaGGCCGGTAAAGGAGccactatcagacaagataacgaaaacaaccagaatgctcatggcggaaTGGGGTCGACTATCAAACAGacaaacgaaaacaaccagaatgccaaGGCCGACAGAGGTTCAACTATCAGACAGgacaacgaaagcaaccagaatgccaaAGCCGGTAAAGGAGccactatcagacaagataacgaaagcaaccagaatgccagAGGTGAAAGAGGTTCGACGATAAAACAGacaaacgaaaacaaccagaatgccaaGGCCGACAGAGGCTCAACTATCAGACAGgacaacgaaagcaaccagaacgcCAAGGCCGGAAAAGGAGccactatcagacaagataacgaaagcaaccaaaATGCCAGAGGTGAAATAGGTTCGACGATAAAACAGGcaaacgaaaacaaccagaatgccaaGGCCGACAGAGGCTCAACTATCAGACAGgacaacgaaagcaaccagaatgccaaGGCCGGTAAAGGAGccactatcagacaagataacgaaaacaaccagaatgctcatggcggaaaggggtcgactatcaaacagacaaacgaaaacaaccagaacGCCAAGGCCGACAGAGGTTCAACTATCAGACAGgacaacgaaagcaaccagaatgccaaGGCCGGAAAAGGAGccactatcagacaagataacgaaaacaagcagaatgctcatggcggaaaggggtcgacgATAAAACAGacaaacgaaaacaaccagaacGCCAAGGCCGACAGAGGTTCAACTATCAGACAGgacaacgaaagcaaccagaacgcCAAGGCCGGAAAAGGAGctactatcagacaagataacgaaagcaaccagaacgcCAAGGCTGGAAAAGGAGCGACTATCaaacaagataacgaaagcaaccagaatgcgAGAGGCGAAAGAGGTTCGACGATAAAACAGacaaacgaaaacaaccagaatgccaaAGCCGACAGTGGTTCGACTATCAGACAGgacaacgaaagcaaccagaacgcCAAGGCCGGAAAAGGAGCGACTATCaaacaagataacgaaagcaaccagaatgcgAGAGGTGAAAGAGGTTCGACGATAAAACAGacaaacgaaaacaaccagaatgccaaAGCCGGAAAAGGAGCCAcaatcagacaagataacgaaagcaaccagaatgctcatggcggaaaAGGGTCGACTATCAAACAAGACAACaaaaacaaccagaatgccaaGGCCGACAGAGGTTCGACTATCAGACAGgacaacgaaaacaaccagaatgccaaGGCCGACAGAGGTTCGACTATCAGACAGgacaacgaaagcaaccagaacgcCAAGGCCGGAAAAGGAGccactatcagacaagataacgaaagcaaccagaatgctcatggcggaaaggggtcgactatcaaACAAGACAACaaaaacaaccagaatgccaaGGCCGACAGAG GCTCAACTATCAGACAGTacaacgaaagcaaccagaacgcCAAGGCCGGAAAAGGAGccactatcagacaagataacgaaagcaaccaaaATGCCAGAGGTGAAATAGGTTCAACGATAAAACAGGcaaacgaaaacaaccagaatgccaaGGCCGACAGAGGCTCAACTATCAGACAGgacaacgaaagcaaccagaatgccaaGGCCGGAAAAGGAGccactatcagacaagataacgaaaacaagcagaatgctcatggcggaaaggggtcgacgATAAAACAAGACAACaaaaacaaccagaatgccaaGGCCGACAGAGGTTCGACTATCAGACAGgacaacgaaagcaaccagaatgccaaGGCCGGTAAAGGAGccactatcagacaagataacgaaaacaaccagaatgcaAAGGCCGACAGGG GTTCAACTATCAGACAGgacaacgaaagcaaccagaatgccaaGGCCGGAAAAGGAGccactatcagacaagataacgaaaacaagcagaatgctcatggcggaaaggggtcgacgATAAAACAAGACAACaaaaacaaccagaatgccaaGGCCGACAGAGGTTCGACTATCAGACAGGACAATGAAAGCAACCAGAACGCCAAGGCCGGAAAAGGAGCTACTATCAAACAAGATAACGAAAGTAACCAGAATGCGAGAGGTGAAAGAGGTTCGACGATAAAACAGacaaacgaaaacaaccagaatgccaaAGCCGACAGTGGTTCGACTATCAGACAGgacaacgaaagcaaccagaacgcCAAGGCCGGAAAAGGGGccactatcagacaagataacgaaagcaaccagaatgctcatggcggaaaggggtcgaccATCCAACAAGACAACaaaaacaaccagaatgccaaGGCCGACAGAGGTTCGACTATCAGACAGgacaacgaaagcaaccagaatgccaaGGCCGGTAGAGGAGccactatcagacaagataacgaaaacaaccagaatgcgcatggcggaaaggggtcgactatcaaACAAGACAACAAAAATAACCAGAATGCCAGAGGTGGAGACCGATCATCTATTAGTCAAGATAACGAAAACCGTCAGATTGCTAAAGCCAAAGTATGCTCTAAAGtacgacatacaaataaaaacaaacaaaacgcgAAAGGTGAAAGAGGAACAAATATAGGACAAAATAACGATAAcaaccagaatgctcatggcggaaaggggtcgcatataaaacaaacaaacgaaaacAACCAAAATGCTAAAGGCGGAAAGGGATCCACAATCAGACAAGACAACGAAAATAACCAGAATGCCAGAG gcggaaaggggtcgactatcagacaagataacgaaaacaaccagaatgccagaggcggaaaagggtcgactatcagacaagataacgaaagcaaccaacatgctcatggcggaaaggggtcgactatcagacaagataacgaaaacaaccagaatgcgCATGGCGGAAAAGGGtcgcatataaaacaaacaaacgaaaacAACCAAAATGCTAAAGGCGGAAAGGGATCCACCATCAGACAAgacaacgaaaacaaccagaatgccagaggcggaaaggggtcgactatcagacaagataacgaaagcaaccagaatgctagaggcggaaaggggtccactatcagacaagataatgaaaacaaccagaatgctaaaggcggaaaggggtcgactatcaaACAAGACAACAGAAACAACCAGAACGCCGCAGGTGGTAATGATTCAGTTATTAGACAAGATAATAAAAACCACCAAAATGCTGAAACCGGAGAACGATCTAAGATAAAACATGATAAGAATGACCATGTCAAAGATTGCTCGAAGGAGGAATTAAATAAGCGTAAGAATTCTACTACAGTTAAGAAGGTTACCAAAGAGGTCGTTCTTAAAAAGGACAAGAGATCCGAAGTCAATGAATCTGAGTCATcgaaaactaaagaaaaaagtaaatctAAAGTTAAAACGGTAGTGAAGACAAAGACAGTTGAAAAAACCAAAGAGCAGAATTCGAAAGGCGAAAAACATCATTGTGGTAACTAA